A genomic stretch from Kribbella amoyensis includes:
- a CDS encoding AEC family transporter — MSSVVGAFAALVAVAVLGYLVGVFRVLRAEDELVLSRLAFFVATPALMFTTVARADLGSIFSPVLLTNLASLFVVQVLYLGIAVLLWRRDRSRATIGVLAASYVNAGNLGVPVAVYVLGDGALVAPVVLFQLLVMVPVAFAVLDGDRLGSGRRVSLRAVLTRPLRNPVTVATLLGLLVATIGVELPEVLLRPVDLVAAAAVPVSLVAYGLSLSGARQSIRLGPGPDLALAVALKAFVQPAIAYAFGRWVLGLHGGELLGPTLLAALPTAQNVYVYAVHYRTGRRLARSAVLTSTLLAIPVMMAISGLLG; from the coding sequence GTGTCGTCCGTCGTCGGTGCGTTCGCCGCGCTGGTCGCCGTCGCCGTCCTGGGCTACCTGGTCGGCGTCTTCCGCGTGCTCCGGGCCGAGGACGAGCTGGTGCTGTCCCGGCTGGCGTTCTTCGTCGCGACCCCGGCGCTGATGTTCACCACGGTGGCGCGGGCCGACCTCGGGTCGATCTTCTCGCCGGTCCTGCTGACCAACTTGGCCAGCCTCTTCGTGGTCCAGGTGTTGTACCTGGGGATCGCGGTGCTGCTCTGGCGGCGGGACCGGAGCCGGGCCACGATCGGCGTGCTCGCGGCGTCGTACGTGAACGCGGGCAATCTCGGTGTCCCGGTCGCCGTGTACGTGCTCGGTGACGGGGCCCTGGTCGCGCCGGTCGTGCTGTTCCAGTTGCTCGTGATGGTGCCGGTCGCGTTCGCTGTGCTGGACGGCGATCGGCTGGGTTCGGGGCGCCGCGTCTCGCTGCGGGCCGTGCTCACGAGGCCACTGCGCAACCCGGTGACCGTTGCCACCCTGCTCGGTCTGCTCGTCGCCACGATCGGCGTCGAACTCCCCGAGGTCCTGCTCCGGCCGGTCGACCTGGTGGCCGCGGCCGCGGTCCCGGTCTCGTTGGTGGCGTACGGACTCAGCCTGAGCGGGGCGCGTCAGTCGATCCGGCTCGGGCCGGGACCGGATCTCGCGCTCGCGGTCGCACTGAAGGCGTTCGTCCAGCCGGCGATCGCGTACGCGTTCGGGCGCTGGGTCCTCGGACTGCACGGTGGCGAGCTGCTCGGTCCGACGCTGCTCGCGGCCTTGCCGACGGCGCAGAACGTGTACGTCTATGCCGTGCACTACCGAACCGGCCGGCGGCTGGCCCGGAGTGCCGTGCTCACCAGTACGTTGCTCGCGATCCCCGTGATGATGGCGATCAGCGGACTCCTCGGCTGA
- a CDS encoding DUF664 domain-containing protein — MTTHDETSLTPWEPPLAGTEVEHLLGALDRLRATFRWKADGLDAAGLSTRIGASSITLGGLLKHLAAQEDYTFTAKLRGEPIAGPWTELGWNGSNDWEFESAAKDTPAQLYAYWDGAVERSRATLDAAIENGGLDQEAHVSSPDGVHASLRRLVCDLIEEYGRHTGHADLLREAVDGHVGEDPPPGWRPSA, encoded by the coding sequence ATGACCACGCATGACGAGACCTCCCTGACTCCTTGGGAGCCGCCGCTCGCCGGGACCGAGGTCGAGCACCTGCTCGGCGCCCTCGACCGGTTGCGGGCCACCTTCCGCTGGAAGGCGGACGGCCTGGACGCCGCCGGCCTGAGTACCCGGATCGGCGCCTCCAGCATCACCCTCGGCGGACTGCTCAAGCACCTCGCGGCGCAGGAGGACTACACGTTCACCGCCAAGCTGCGCGGCGAACCGATCGCCGGACCCTGGACCGAGCTCGGCTGGAACGGCAGCAACGACTGGGAGTTCGAGTCCGCCGCCAAGGACACCCCGGCGCAGCTGTACGCGTACTGGGACGGCGCCGTCGAACGCTCGCGGGCGACCCTGGACGCCGCGATCGAGAACGGCGGCCTCGACCAGGAGGCCCACGTCAGCTCACCGGACGGCGTCCACGCGAGCCTGCGCCGACTGGTCTGCGACCTGATCGAGGAGTACGGCCGGCACACCGGTCACGCCGATCTCCTCCGCGAGGCCGTCGACGGGCACGTCGGCGAGGACCCGCCGCCTGGCTGGCGTCCGAGCGCCTGA
- a CDS encoding ArsR/SmtB family transcription factor has product MASHPAVPDYELEETIELTTAEQVRAIGDPLRTTILGLLHERAATVTELATAVRRPKSTVAHHVNVLADAGLLRVVRTRRVRAIDERYYGRTARMFFVGLGRKQADGSSLPGDFNDFEVAAQESSGAYEAGQLRAFLRHARIPEERAAEFWDRVEGIIHEFDKLPRSGDTSYGFAIGLYPMTGYPTLPPRPDED; this is encoded by the coding sequence ATGGCCAGCCATCCCGCGGTCCCGGACTACGAGCTCGAGGAGACGATCGAGCTCACCACCGCCGAGCAGGTCCGCGCGATCGGCGACCCGCTGCGGACAACGATCCTCGGCCTGCTGCACGAACGCGCCGCCACGGTGACCGAGCTGGCGACCGCGGTCAGGCGCCCGAAGAGCACGGTCGCGCACCACGTCAACGTCCTCGCCGACGCCGGTCTGCTGCGCGTCGTCCGGACCAGGCGGGTGCGGGCCATCGACGAGCGGTACTACGGCCGGACGGCGCGGATGTTCTTCGTCGGGCTGGGCCGCAAACAGGCCGACGGCTCGAGCCTGCCCGGTGACTTCAACGACTTCGAGGTCGCGGCCCAGGAGTCCAGCGGCGCGTACGAGGCGGGCCAGCTGCGCGCGTTCCTCCGGCACGCCCGCATCCCCGAGGAACGCGCGGCCGAGTTCTGGGACCGGGTCGAGGGGATCATCCACGAGTTCGACAAGCTGCCGCGCTCGGGCGACACCTCGTACGGGTTCGCGATCGGGCTGTACCCGATGACCGGGTACCCGACGCTGCCACCGCGTCCGGACGAAGACTGA
- a CDS encoding TetR/AcrR family transcriptional regulator, producing the protein MSEPRPTDLTARARLRLAALHLFAEHGFEATSTRAIATEAGVSHALLRHHFGSKDGLRAAVDEDVLDTFDQELAKFEPAGGLAALGSVTAQLFGSDSLRRNYLRRVLLEGGPAGTALFQRLLTGADEQLRTLREAAGHDSADAADTRWAPYQALFLILGPMLLEPVIGPTLDAPVFDPGPLAERSAANQRLITRGLLSPPDPAG; encoded by the coding sequence ATGAGTGAGCCGCGTCCGACCGACCTGACCGCGCGGGCCCGGCTGCGGCTGGCGGCCCTGCACCTGTTCGCCGAGCACGGGTTCGAGGCGACGTCGACGCGCGCGATCGCCACCGAGGCAGGGGTTTCGCACGCTCTGCTGCGGCACCACTTCGGCTCCAAGGACGGGCTGCGCGCGGCCGTCGACGAGGACGTACTGGACACGTTCGACCAGGAGCTGGCCAAGTTCGAACCGGCCGGCGGACTGGCGGCGCTCGGCTCCGTCACGGCCCAGCTCTTCGGCTCGGACAGCCTGCGGCGCAACTACCTGCGCCGTGTCCTCCTCGAAGGCGGGCCTGCCGGTACCGCCCTGTTCCAGCGGCTGCTGACCGGCGCCGACGAGCAGCTCCGCACCCTCCGTGAGGCGGCCGGCCACGACTCCGCCGACGCGGCCGACACCCGCTGGGCGCCGTACCAGGCCCTCTTCCTGATCCTCGGTCCGATGCTGCTCGAACCGGTCATCGGCCCGACCCTGGACGCCCCGGTCTTCGACCCCGGGCCACTGGCCGAACGCAGCGCCGCCAACCAGCGGCTGATCACCCGCGGCCTGCTCAGCCCACCGGATCCGGCCGGCTGA